The following are encoded together in the Maridesulfovibrio frigidus DSM 17176 genome:
- a CDS encoding carbonic anhydrase: MKSGIRNLRFTLAMLLTIMTVLLIADLSQVYAEKVSPEGVLSLLKDGNKRFYSGNPTHKNTDSIRLNQAGTENQGDHAYATVITCSDSRVPVERVFDAGVMDLFVIRVAGNVVQTDEAGSIEYGLAHVNTPVLVVLGHKQCGAVEAVTSVVQGHSHTFERNIPPLVAPIAPAVKRAMAQHSNIEGNEIVPYAITENVWQSIEDLFMESPATRKLFKSGKVKVVGGIYDVSNGQVEWLSEDKVLSILKKVEANPKRGIYAMAANGKGAVPVPSPDEIAKGPADKHTYPPIKGKPSPSEVIMLLQDGNDRFSSGSTIHPNSGISRMNQSGAESQGKHAYATVITCSDSRIPVERVFDAGVMDLFTVRVAGNVVQTDEAGSIEYGLAHVDTPVLVVLGHTQCGAVAAVTNAVQGHGSELEWNIPPLVAPILPAVQKAISMNPGVKGEEVIPYAIEQNVWQSIEDLFMQSPAARQIVKTGRSKVIGAIYDVATGQVKWLPTGQVMGILTRVEDNPARALNIMDVGDSENSQ; this comes from the coding sequence ATGAAATCTGGAATTCGGAATTTGAGATTTACTTTGGCCATGCTTTTAACCATTATGACAGTTTTATTGATTGCAGACCTTTCTCAGGTGTATGCTGAAAAGGTGTCACCGGAAGGAGTTCTTTCACTATTAAAGGATGGTAATAAACGGTTTTACTCCGGCAACCCAACTCATAAGAATACTGATAGCATAAGGCTGAATCAGGCTGGAACGGAGAATCAAGGTGATCATGCATATGCAACGGTAATTACATGTTCTGATTCCAGAGTTCCCGTCGAGAGAGTTTTTGACGCCGGGGTTATGGATTTATTTGTGATTCGTGTTGCAGGAAATGTTGTTCAGACTGACGAAGCCGGTAGCATTGAATATGGATTAGCACATGTTAACACTCCTGTTTTAGTCGTCTTAGGCCACAAGCAATGTGGCGCTGTAGAAGCCGTTACTAGTGTGGTGCAAGGTCATAGTCATACGTTTGAACGCAATATTCCACCATTGGTAGCTCCCATCGCACCAGCTGTTAAAAGGGCGATGGCTCAGCATTCAAATATTGAAGGAAACGAGATAGTTCCTTATGCCATAACAGAAAATGTCTGGCAGTCTATTGAAGATCTATTCATGGAAAGTCCTGCTACGCGCAAGCTTTTTAAGAGTGGGAAGGTCAAAGTTGTCGGTGGTATTTATGACGTTTCTAATGGACAAGTTGAATGGCTTAGTGAGGATAAGGTTCTATCTATCCTAAAAAAAGTTGAGGCAAATCCGAAGCGCGGAATATATGCTATGGCCGCTAATGGTAAGGGCGCAGTCCCTGTTCCTAGTCCAGATGAGATTGCTAAAGGTCCCGCTGATAAGCACACATACCCTCCTATTAAAGGTAAACCGTCTCCTTCTGAAGTAATAATGTTGCTTCAGGACGGAAATGATCGTTTTTCATCAGGTTCTACTATTCATCCTAATTCCGGTATTTCCCGTATGAATCAGTCAGGTGCGGAAAGTCAGGGCAAGCATGCTTACGCAACTGTGATTACCTGCTCGGACTCGCGGATTCCTGTTGAGCGTGTTTTTGATGCTGGAGTTATGGACCTCTTTACGGTTCGTGTTGCTGGAAACGTTGTGCAGACTGATGAGGCTGGAAGTATTGAATATGGCCTTGCTCATGTAGATACGCCGGTTCTTGTTGTTCTTGGACACACACAGTGTGGGGCGGTAGCAGCTGTTACTAACGCGGTGCAGGGCCATGGTTCTGAGCTTGAATGGAATATTCCACCACTAGTCGCGCCTATTCTGCCTGCGGTTCAAAAAGCTATCTCCATGAATCCAGGTGTAAAAGGTGAAGAAGTAATTCCTTATGCTATTGAACAAAATGTTTGGCAGTCCATCGAAGACCTTTTCATGCAAAGTCCCGCAGCTCGGCAAATTGTAAAGACTGGCAGATCCAAGGTTATTGGCGCTATTTACGATGTTGCCACCGGACAGGTAAAGTGGCTGCCTACTGGGCAAGTTATGGGGATATTAACTCGGGTAGAGGATAATCCTGCTAGGGCTCTAAATATTATGGACGTGGGTGATTCTGAAAATTCTCAATAA
- a CDS encoding arsenate reductase ArsC, whose translation MSKKLNVLFLCTGNSCRSQMAEGWTTHLNSEEINAYSAGIETHGLNPNAVRVMAEAGVDISKHRSRHIDEFKDVPIDVVVTVCGHAHETCPYFPGNCKVTHVGFDDPPKMAKELSEKGGSEEEQLNCYRKVRDEIKVYVESLPESLESLFK comes from the coding sequence ATGAGTAAAAAGCTGAACGTACTTTTCCTTTGCACTGGCAATTCGTGCAGAAGTCAGATGGCGGAAGGGTGGACAACACATTTAAACAGCGAGGAAATCAACGCTTACTCGGCGGGAATAGAAACTCATGGTTTAAACCCGAATGCAGTGAGAGTTATGGCTGAAGCTGGTGTTGATATTTCGAAACATAGATCGCGTCATATTGATGAGTTCAAAGATGTTCCTATTGATGTCGTAGTGACGGTTTGCGGACATGCTCATGAAACCTGTCCTTATTTTCCCGGTAATTGCAAAGTTACACATGTGGGTTTTGATGATCCTCCGAAGATGGCTAAAGAATTATCTGAAAAGGGCGGTTCCGAAGAGGAGCAACTCAATTGTTACCGAAAAGTACGTGATGAAATTAAAGTTTACGTTGAATCACTGCCAGAAAGTTTAGAGTCTCTTTTCAAATAG